In Leptodesmis sichuanensis A121, the following are encoded in one genomic region:
- a CDS encoding M20 family metallopeptidase, with amino-acid sequence MVRTSHRLLDYLHSRQDEMTQFLERLVRAESPSALPAAQQPVFTLLQEALEKRAYRVQRIPGQQTGGHLVAVPEQRDPFSSASDRPPLQLLLGHSDTVWPLGTLTTMPLMTKQGKLYGPGTYDMKAGLVITLFALEALQALDITPIVPPVWLVNSDEEIGSEESTPHIERLAQRADRVFVMEPSLGPTGRLKTQRRGVGQFTIRVKGRAAHAGLEPEKGASAILELSFVIQKLFALNNPQRGISVNVGTIDGGIGSNVIAPESTALVDVRVLHKEDVPDLEATILNLQPTTPNTELVIAGCIDRLPMEATPGNRQLWQQAQQAAAELGIEIEEGTAGGSSDGNTTSLYAPTLDGLGAVGENAHAMGECVYLDQLVERSALLSRLLIDPPLQAR; translated from the coding sequence ATGGTGCGGACAAGTCATCGATTGTTGGACTACTTACATAGTCGCCAGGACGAAATGACGCAGTTCCTGGAACGGTTGGTACGGGCAGAATCTCCTTCAGCGTTGCCTGCGGCTCAACAACCCGTGTTTACGCTACTCCAGGAGGCGTTAGAGAAACGGGCTTATCGAGTGCAACGAATTCCTGGTCAGCAAACGGGGGGACATCTGGTGGCCGTTCCCGAACAGCGAGATCCTTTCTCCAGTGCCAGCGATCGGCCACCCTTACAACTCCTGCTCGGTCATTCTGATACCGTTTGGCCCTTGGGCACCCTCACTACCATGCCTCTAATGACGAAGCAAGGAAAACTGTATGGCCCTGGCACTTATGATATGAAAGCGGGTCTGGTGATCACCCTGTTTGCCTTAGAAGCTTTGCAAGCGTTGGATATTACGCCGATCGTGCCACCGGTCTGGTTGGTGAATTCGGATGAGGAGATCGGTAGTGAAGAGTCCACACCCCACATTGAGCGATTGGCGCAACGGGCCGATCGGGTATTTGTCATGGAACCTTCCCTTGGCCCCACAGGTCGGCTGAAAACACAACGACGAGGAGTAGGACAATTTACCATTCGCGTCAAAGGGCGGGCAGCTCATGCGGGGTTAGAGCCAGAAAAAGGAGCCAGTGCAATTCTGGAATTGTCGTTCGTGATTCAGAAACTGTTTGCGTTGAATAATCCTCAACGGGGTATTAGCGTCAATGTTGGTACGATCGATGGTGGTATTGGGTCGAATGTAATTGCTCCTGAAAGTACAGCGCTGGTGGATGTGCGTGTGTTGCATAAAGAAGATGTTCCCGATCTGGAAGCGACGATCCTGAATTTGCAACCGACGACTCCGAATACAGAACTGGTGATTGCAGGCTGTATCGATCGCCTGCCCATGGAGGCTACACCGGGGAATCGGCAACTCTGGCAACAGGCTCAACAGGCCGCAGCAGAATTGGGCATCGAGATTGAGGAAGGAACGGCAGGAGGTAGCTCAGATGGCAACACGACCAGTTTGTACGCACCCACCTTAGATGGATTAGGAGCGGTAGGGGAAAATGCTCACGCGATGGGGGAATGTGTCTACCTGGATCAACTGGTGGAGCGATCGGCACTGTTAAGTCGGTTGCTGATCGATCCACCATTGCAAGCCAGATAG
- a CDS encoding flavin reductase family protein, whose protein sequence is MPHSVCDGIVSLDLSQPIWDSFFLVAPLVVIGTREPDGGYDLAPKHMAMPIGWDNYFGFVCTPRHHTYQNVLREQAFTVSFPRPEQVVLASLSAAPRCEEDAKPALAALPTLPACVVDGVFLRYAYLYLECELDRMIDGFGMNSLIIGKIVAAHVEEQAQRLSDKDDQDVLMQSPLLAYLSPGRYTAIDQSAAFPFHVGFKR, encoded by the coding sequence ATGCCCCATTCGGTTTGTGATGGCATCGTTAGTCTAGATTTGAGTCAGCCCATTTGGGACAGCTTCTTTCTGGTGGCTCCCCTGGTTGTCATTGGAACGCGGGAGCCGGATGGTGGGTATGATCTGGCGCCCAAACACATGGCGATGCCGATCGGCTGGGACAACTACTTTGGCTTTGTCTGTACCCCACGTCATCACACCTATCAGAATGTACTCCGTGAGCAGGCATTTACGGTCAGTTTTCCCCGTCCCGAACAGGTGGTTTTGGCCAGTTTATCCGCTGCACCCCGCTGTGAAGAGGATGCGAAACCTGCTCTGGCGGCTCTACCAACCCTGCCAGCCTGCGTGGTCGATGGGGTATTTCTGCGATATGCCTACCTTTACCTGGAATGTGAATTAGATCGAATGATTGATGGCTTTGGGATGAACAGTCTGATTATTGGCAAGATTGTGGCAGCTCATGTAGAAGAGCAGGCTCAACGGTTATCTGACAAAGATGATCAAGATGTTCTAATGCAATCACCATTATTAGCTTATCTATCTCCTGGTCGTTATACAGCCATTGATCAGAGTGCAGCCTTTCCGTTTCATGTTGGATTTAAGCGATGA
- a CDS encoding 2OG-Fe(II) oxygenase produces MSHSLTDLGADILLVENLLEPSLCTHLLEVAECCEFRSPPVGASLQGELRSNEVLPFNTPNSLLASTAPLLLDKVNTIRELLSRRYEVTFSYGELYSIERSRPGQGYKRHTDGLILSNRYEELAKGIPARDAAILGYLNQDFEGGEILFNRQNVKVKPSLGGAIVFPACYTHPYQILPVLRGVQYIFLGWLLR; encoded by the coding sequence ATGAGCCACTCCTTGACTGATCTGGGTGCTGACATCCTCCTGGTTGAAAATCTGCTTGAACCATCCCTGTGTACCCATCTGCTGGAGGTGGCAGAGTGCTGTGAATTTCGATCGCCTCCCGTCGGTGCCAGTCTCCAGGGCGAACTGAGAAGTAATGAAGTGTTGCCCTTTAACACCCCCAATTCCCTGCTGGCTTCCACGGCACCGCTGTTACTGGATAAAGTCAACACCATCCGGGAATTGCTCTCGCGTCGCTATGAGGTAACTTTTTCCTATGGAGAGCTTTATTCGATCGAGCGCTCCCGACCAGGACAGGGCTATAAACGGCATACGGATGGCCTGATCCTATCGAATCGATATGAAGAACTGGCTAAGGGCATTCCAGCCCGCGATGCCGCCATTTTGGGCTACCTGAATCAAGATTTTGAGGGCGGCGAGATTTTATTTAATCGCCAAAATGTTAAGGTCAAACCCTCGTTGGGCGGTGCGATCGTGTTTCCGGCCTGCTATACCCATCCCTACCAAATTTTGCCTGTCCTGCGAGGAGTCCAATACATCTTTTTGGGCTGGTTATTGCGTTAA
- a CDS encoding IS630 family transposase: protein MDKPDARHLSIETQNYLRQQAIRLREQGKRVKDISEYLGVHRNTVWEWWWEYEHYGEDALYQLERGRQVGEGRTLERWQEEAVQTAMQDHFPEDYQIDSALWTRRAVQALMEQVCQVKMPIRTVGEYLKRWGYTPKKPVERAYEQDPKTVQRWLEHEYPEIEQRAKTEGAEIAWGDESGVSSTEYGGRGYALLGTSPEIRPSERNRERVNYIASVSNQGGVQFMLYTCTLAAELFIRFCQRLIAKRQRKLFWIVDRHPVHRQQSVKQWLREHLEQIELFYLPSYSPELNPTEYFNGDVKQGVHDKPPSRNLKQLKGRVLSQLRKLQKLPARIRNYFKHPLIAYAAL from the coding sequence ATGGATAAACCAGATGCCAGGCACCTCTCGATAGAAACCCAAAACTACCTGCGGCAGCAAGCGATTCGCCTCCGAGAGCAGGGCAAACGGGTTAAAGACATTAGTGAGTATTTGGGCGTTCACCGCAACACGGTATGGGAATGGTGGTGGGAGTATGAACATTATGGAGAGGATGCTCTCTATCAGTTAGAGCGGGGACGACAAGTGGGGGAGGGGCGAACCTTGGAGCGCTGGCAGGAAGAGGCCGTGCAAACGGCGATGCAAGATCATTTTCCGGAAGATTACCAGATTGATAGTGCCCTGTGGACAAGACGAGCGGTGCAGGCATTAATGGAGCAAGTGTGTCAGGTGAAAATGCCAATTCGCACGGTGGGAGAGTATTTGAAACGCTGGGGGTACACGCCCAAGAAACCCGTAGAGCGAGCCTACGAGCAAGACCCAAAGACGGTACAACGGTGGTTGGAACACGAGTATCCGGAGATTGAGCAACGGGCCAAAACCGAAGGAGCAGAGATTGCTTGGGGGGATGAATCAGGCGTGTCCTCGACTGAGTATGGCGGACGAGGGTATGCCTTGCTGGGCACGTCTCCTGAGATTCGTCCCAGTGAGCGCAACCGAGAGCGCGTCAATTACATTGCCAGTGTGAGTAACCAGGGAGGAGTCCAGTTTATGCTCTACACTTGCACGTTGGCAGCAGAACTGTTCATCCGATTTTGCCAGCGGTTGATCGCCAAGCGCCAGCGGAAACTATTTTGGATTGTGGACCGGCATCCCGTGCATCGGCAACAGAGCGTGAAACAGTGGTTACGAGAACACCTCGAGCAGATTGAGTTATTTTACTTACCCTCCTATTCGCCAGAATTGAATCCAACTGAATACTTCAATGGTGATGTGAAGCAGGGCGTGCATGACAAACCACCGAGTCGTAATTTGAAGCAGTTGAAAGGGCGAGTGTTATCTCAATTGCGGAAGTTACAGAAGCTACCTGCTCGGATTAGAAATTATTTCAAGCATCCATTGATTGCTTATGCTGCGTTGTAG
- a CDS encoding PTPA-CTERM sorting domain-containing protein: MTSKTISLGIAAVAVATGITFSNLPVQAAALTGGITILGNQADIPDLTIGSTGNLNFGSPSLLTSQSGSFTGISPGTITISSLPLTLTSQSTVLGTTISTYDGAGVNPFIDFGIQTIDGVTAALTFALNPGSYTGTFQNGVFNLQTATGLLNGLFFFNGTTLGGGALFAFESSQASGYTIRVEAVPIPSPALLPGLVALGVGALRKRKDAMTEAVED; the protein is encoded by the coding sequence ATGACTTCTAAAACAATTAGTTTAGGAATTGCTGCAGTTGCTGTTGCAACAGGGATTACCTTTTCTAATCTTCCTGTGCAAGCTGCAGCCCTGACTGGTGGAATTACCATTTTGGGGAATCAGGCAGACATCCCGGATCTAACGATCGGTTCCACTGGCAATCTGAATTTTGGTTCCCCCTCCTTACTTACCAGCCAGAGCGGAAGCTTTACTGGGATTTCCCCTGGCACAATCACCATTAGTTCACTGCCGCTCACATTAACGTCCCAATCCACCGTTCTTGGGACGACCATTAGTACTTACGATGGTGCTGGTGTGAACCCCTTCATCGATTTTGGTATTCAAACCATTGATGGAGTAACTGCTGCTCTGACCTTTGCTCTCAACCCTGGTTCCTACACTGGCACCTTTCAAAACGGGGTCTTTAACCTCCAGACTGCAACAGGTCTCCTAAACGGCCTCTTCTTTTTTAATGGCACAACCCTGGGAGGCGGTGCTTTATTTGCTTTTGAAAGCTCTCAGGCTTCTGGATATACCATCCGGGTTGAGGCGGTGCCTATTCCCAGCCCAGCTCTACTACCAGGATTGGTTGCTCTGGGAGTAGGCGCTCTACGAAAACGCAAAGATGCGATGACTGAGGCCGTAGAGGACTAA
- a CDS encoding ATP-dependent 6-phosphofructokinase: MTSAKRLAILTSGGDCPGLNAVIRAVVSHATLSYNWQVLGIPYATQGLLDGQAMPLSMHGLDLRGIDPLLSMGGTILGTINKGDTLARADEVLANYQALGLEALIGVGGDGSLAILNQLAVQGNWQFIAIPKTIDNDVALTERSIGFDTAVNTIVDAINRLTFTASSHDRVMVVEVMGRTAGHLALQAGIASGADVILIPELPYSVKDICAHLAELRDRWKRRFAIVVVAEGIHPTGDYSQGASETRPSCSMGQYIANEIMACSAYPVDVRVSVLGHIQRGGIPSALDRLLAASFGKAAVDLVAQGQSGQMVSWQNGTVVPVAIADVLAHSPFLVDPHSSLIQTARALGTYIGSL; this comes from the coding sequence ATGACTTCAGCAAAGCGATTAGCTATCCTGACCAGTGGAGGAGACTGCCCTGGACTGAATGCAGTCATCCGTGCTGTTGTCAGCCATGCAACTCTTTCTTATAACTGGCAGGTCTTAGGCATTCCCTATGCCACTCAGGGCTTACTCGATGGTCAGGCTATGCCCCTGAGTATGCACGGGTTAGACCTGCGGGGCATTGATCCTCTACTCAGTATGGGTGGCACCATCTTGGGCACCATCAATAAGGGTGATACCCTGGCGCGAGCGGATGAAGTGCTGGCTAATTATCAAGCATTGGGATTAGAAGCGTTGATTGGCGTAGGTGGAGATGGTAGTCTGGCCATTCTGAACCAACTGGCCGTTCAGGGAAATTGGCAATTTATCGCCATTCCCAAGACGATCGATAATGATGTGGCATTAACCGAGCGATCGATCGGCTTTGATACCGCCGTCAACACTATTGTTGATGCTATTAATCGGCTGACCTTTACGGCCTCCAGCCACGATCGGGTCATGGTGGTGGAAGTGATGGGACGCACAGCCGGACATCTGGCTCTGCAGGCCGGCATTGCCAGCGGTGCCGATGTAATTCTCATTCCCGAATTGCCTTATTCCGTAAAGGATATTTGCGCCCATTTAGCGGAACTCCGCGATCGCTGGAAACGCCGCTTTGCGATCGTCGTTGTGGCGGAAGGCATTCATCCCACTGGCGATTACTCCCAGGGTGCCAGTGAAACACGACCGTCTTGCAGTATGGGACAGTATATTGCCAATGAAATTATGGCCTGTAGTGCCTATCCGGTGGATGTGCGTGTGTCCGTATTAGGCCATATTCAACGCGGTGGCATTCCCTCCGCCCTCGATCGGCTACTTGCTGCTAGCTTTGGTAAAGCCGCTGTCGATCTGGTCGCCCAAGGGCAATCTGGCCAGATGGTGTCCTGGCAGAATGGGACGGTGGTTCCGGTGGCGATCGCAGACGTACTGGCCCACAGCCCCTTCCTCGTCGATCCCCATAGTTCCCTGATTCAAACTGCCCGCGCTCTAGGAACGTATATCGGGAGTTTGTAG
- a CDS encoding DUF4058 family protein, with the protein MPSPMPGMDPYLEHPSSWPNFHHRLITAIAISLGLQLRPKYRVVVEEAIYQVEGAASVLVEVPDVAVQQTPPYPRVALPAAIQSESSPSGVLAQPILVELPTPAVVRQGYLEIREVLTSEVVTVIEVLSPANKRPGEGRRSYCLGNKIECILQRSISNQWMLEIISNPSR; encoded by the coding sequence ATGCCCTCACCGATGCCTGGAATGGATCCCTATCTGGAACACCCCAGTTCTTGGCCTAACTTTCACCATCGACTGATTACGGCGATCGCGATCAGCTTGGGGCTCCAACTCCGCCCTAAGTATCGTGTGGTAGTTGAGGAGGCGATTTACCAAGTGGAGGGAGCCGCTTCTGTCTTAGTTGAGGTGCCTGATGTGGCTGTGCAACAGACTCCCCCGTATCCAAGGGTCGCTTTGCCAGCAGCCATTCAGTCAGAATCCAGCCCTAGTGGAGTCCTGGCACAACCGATTTTAGTGGAGTTGCCCACGCCTGCAGTGGTGCGCCAGGGGTATCTGGAAATTCGGGAGGTATTGACGAGCGAAGTGGTGACAGTGATTGAGGTCTTATCGCCAGCCAATAAACGACCTGGTGAAGGACGGCGCAGCTATTGCCTCGGCAATAAAATAGAATGCATTCTACAACGCAGCATAAGCAATCAATGGATGCTTGAAATAATTTCTAATCCGAGCAGGTAG
- a CDS encoding NAD-dependent epimerase/dehydratase family protein: MTTKYFFGSLTRISDLQSRPFTVEPLPRSQWATGDYVVGRIVPPVHLHCAVELATGRMAELLEGDLVVGAFGVRRATLEAVGDWQSIAPDGRMEDLTEAGFFGRVTSQSFFQPALPSLVYEGHVLRQGQKVCMQDFVPALPSRSYTCPTILIIGTSMSAGKSTAARSIIHVLKQMGLKVVGAKLTGAGRYHDILTMSDAGADRVFDFVDVGLPSSVVPPDDFRVSLHQLLTMIAAENPEVVVAEVGASPFEPYNGSIALEELREQVHCTVLCASDPYAVIGVTQAFGVQPDFITGAATSTSAGVQLVETLAKVPALTLPAEESLTKLITILQAKLPLPSREYQLI; this comes from the coding sequence ATGACCACCAAATACTTTTTTGGCTCACTCACTCGAATCAGTGATTTGCAGTCTCGCCCTTTCACGGTTGAGCCGCTTCCCCGCAGCCAATGGGCCACGGGGGATTATGTTGTGGGTCGCATAGTCCCCCCGGTACATCTCCACTGCGCGGTGGAACTGGCCACAGGCCGTATGGCAGAACTGCTGGAAGGGGATCTGGTGGTAGGCGCATTTGGAGTCCGACGAGCCACCCTGGAAGCCGTGGGGGACTGGCAGTCGATCGCCCCCGATGGCCGCATGGAAGACCTCACAGAAGCAGGATTTTTTGGTCGTGTCACTTCCCAGTCCTTCTTCCAACCTGCCTTGCCTTCCCTGGTGTATGAGGGGCATGTGCTACGTCAGGGGCAGAAAGTGTGTATGCAAGATTTTGTGCCTGCTCTGCCGTCCCGTAGCTACACCTGTCCGACCATTCTGATCATCGGGACTTCCATGTCTGCTGGTAAGAGCACTGCTGCTCGCAGCATCATTCATGTGCTGAAGCAAATGGGATTGAAGGTGGTGGGAGCAAAGTTAACCGGGGCAGGACGGTATCACGATATCCTCACCATGTCCGATGCCGGAGCCGATCGCGTGTTTGATTTTGTGGATGTGGGTTTACCGTCTTCGGTGGTTCCGCCTGATGACTTCCGCGTGTCGTTACACCAGTTGTTAACCATGATTGCTGCCGAGAATCCCGAGGTAGTGGTAGCCGAAGTGGGGGCTTCCCCGTTTGAACCTTATAATGGATCTATTGCCCTGGAAGAATTGCGAGAACAAGTCCATTGTACAGTCCTGTGTGCCTCCGACCCCTATGCCGTCATTGGTGTGACGCAAGCTTTTGGAGTGCAACCTGATTTCATTACAGGTGCGGCTACCAGTACCAGTGCCGGGGTGCAACTGGTAGAAACTCTGGCCAAAGTTCCTGCACTGACCCTGCCTGCAGAGGAGTCCCTGACTAAATTAATCACTATTTTGCAAGCCAAACTGCCACTGCCTTCCCGCGAGTATCAACTAATTTAG
- a CDS encoding DUF4058 family protein, translated as MPEQYEAKRRTILASATNLVEIDLLRQWPPMLSLPDSLQTHYRILVSASAHRPQASLYAFNMQDPIPAFSLPLRDTDVEPIVNLQGLLADIYDQSGYDLVIDYREDPVPPLSQKDAQWLATWFQQQGLR; from the coding sequence TTGCCGGAGCAATATGAAGCCAAACGTCGAACCATTTTGGCCAGTGCAACGAATTTGGTCGAGATCGATTTGTTACGGCAGTGGCCTCCGATGCTCTCCTTGCCAGATTCGCTGCAAACTCATTATCGGATTTTGGTCAGTGCCAGTGCCCACCGTCCTCAGGCAAGCTTGTATGCGTTCAATATGCAGGATCCAATTCCCGCGTTTTCCTTACCCTTGCGGGACACTGATGTCGAACCGATTGTGAACCTGCAAGGGTTGCTAGCAGACATCTATGACCAGTCGGGGTACGATTTGGTGATCGATTATCGTGAAGATCCTGTTCCTCCTCTCAGTCAGAAAGATGCACAATGGCTAGCCACATGGTTCCAGCAACAGGGGTTGCGCTGA
- a CDS encoding alpha/beta hydrolase, translated as MNVLLIHGLGRTPLSLLNLERRLQQAGHRTELFGYFAFNESYDRIVERLQIRLHALAMQGRYGVVAHSLGGLLVRSALGSLPIAPPAHIIMLGTPNQPPRLAAHAWHLPPFQWFSGQCGFNLTSPDFYAAMPALQAPYTIVAGICGPRGVLSPFGMELNDGIVALSETRLSDQDRIVQLDVWHTFMMNDRAVQETVLQCLQENSLTQLRDSRNRESLKIPGFLVEETS; from the coding sequence ATGAATGTTTTACTAATCCATGGACTGGGACGTACACCGTTATCGCTGCTCAATTTGGAACGCCGTTTACAGCAGGCTGGCCATCGTACCGAGTTATTCGGGTACTTCGCGTTCAACGAATCCTACGATCGCATTGTGGAACGGCTGCAAATCCGATTGCACGCCCTGGCAATGCAAGGTCGTTACGGGGTAGTGGCTCATTCTCTGGGTGGGTTGCTCGTGCGATCGGCCCTTGGCTCTCTACCCATTGCCCCACCAGCCCACATCATCATGCTGGGAACTCCCAATCAACCGCCTCGATTGGCCGCTCATGCGTGGCACTTACCACCCTTTCAATGGTTCTCCGGTCAGTGTGGCTTTAATCTCACCAGTCCAGACTTCTACGCGGCCATGCCAGCATTGCAGGCTCCCTATACGATCGTCGCTGGCATCTGCGGCCCCAGGGGGGTACTCAGCCCGTTTGGCATGGAACTTAATGATGGGATTGTCGCCCTCAGCGAAACGCGCCTTTCCGACCAGGATCGAATTGTCCAGTTAGACGTATGGCACACCTTTATGATGAACGATCGGGCCGTTCAGGAAACGGTACTCCAGTGTTTACAAGAAAATAGCCTGACTCAACTTCGCGACTCTAGAAACCGGGAATCTCTGAAAATTCCAGGTTTCTTAGTAGAGGAAACTTCCTGA
- a CDS encoding DUF2949 domain-containing protein, with protein MEPTKLAQFMHFLQDELAIPSSDLQLAARRTEQTPGLLPIILWQYGFVSTTQLSRIFDWLEQESQVELR; from the coding sequence ATGGAACCGACAAAACTGGCCCAGTTCATGCACTTCTTGCAAGACGAGCTGGCAATCCCAAGTTCCGATCTGCAACTGGCGGCTCGGCGAACAGAACAAACTCCTGGACTGCTTCCTATTATCCTCTGGCAGTATGGATTTGTTAGCACGACTCAACTAAGCCGTATTTTTGACTGGTTAGAGCAAGAATCTCAGGTTGAACTGCGATGA
- a CDS encoding serine/threonine-protein kinase, with translation MSTSLSTELYPSKYRLLGLVGQGQFGRVYCASHRKTGAIVALKELDRQRFSTQKFLRELRFLLLLQHPHIVTCRALEQTETSRYLVMDYCEAGTLRNLLDEEVRLHPMEGLNLLTQVLQGLEHAHQRGIVHCDIKPENILLTAIAEGWTARISDFGIARLSQELLNEEFSNTGSPAYMAPERFYGQYSPASDLYAIGIMLYELLVGRRPFSGAPAELMSAHLNQALQIPDTVPPGLKTVIATALQKLPARRFRSAAEMRECLQTAIVHAEPELSLGWTAPALLRPGQPPASVPFQCIESEPLKLQIQQLVGCDRGLLSNRTGMRPNNQDSPVIAEKPDLAVFRVADRRISYQTFVADASDLSLPHSLIAEESDRVEPAEPIASSPDPWPTVQLQEPVLDLVLRPQGCFAVTETAVYFLTLDLLTNQLQESEAAGSRQQAADQRIADGSLIPLPQLLIALPQKAQVAIDPAGKWIAAVASQTNHFGSQLNLWNFKPFLPFRPAIVRPIPPCFQILALDSRHIITFSHVSDGEACITGVRLEGFTRRGTALGSLQLPVPLQQICLTSTPYRLLALEPRYPKSVLVLDLKPLRIQRIGLDITPKYVVATTWGSLLMAADGEIALLNDYGQLIGSIHGPAHPTAIAALSPYEFAISTWHQNHGCLYRVDLRQLDLDVIF, from the coding sequence GTGTCTACTTCCCTGAGTACCGAGTTATATCCCTCTAAATACCGTCTACTGGGGTTAGTCGGACAGGGGCAATTTGGGCGAGTCTATTGTGCCAGCCATCGGAAAACAGGAGCGATCGTGGCCCTCAAGGAACTCGATCGGCAGCGGTTTTCCACCCAGAAGTTTTTGCGGGAACTGCGATTTCTCCTGCTGTTGCAGCATCCCCATATCGTCACCTGTCGAGCCTTAGAGCAAACGGAGACGAGTCGCTATCTGGTGATGGATTACTGTGAGGCCGGAACCCTGCGAAACCTGTTGGATGAGGAGGTTCGTCTCCATCCAATGGAGGGACTGAACTTGCTGACTCAGGTTCTCCAAGGATTGGAACACGCTCATCAACGGGGAATCGTTCATTGTGATATCAAGCCAGAAAATATTCTACTGACCGCGATCGCCGAGGGGTGGACGGCTCGAATTTCGGATTTTGGCATTGCCCGATTAAGCCAGGAGTTATTGAACGAAGAGTTTAGCAACACTGGATCGCCCGCTTATATGGCTCCAGAGCGGTTTTATGGCCAGTATTCTCCAGCTTCTGACCTGTATGCGATCGGCATCATGCTGTATGAGTTACTGGTGGGTCGTCGTCCGTTTTCGGGCGCTCCCGCAGAACTGATGTCAGCCCACTTGAATCAAGCTCTCCAGATTCCAGATACCGTTCCCCCAGGCTTAAAAACCGTCATTGCCACTGCCCTGCAAAAGCTTCCGGCTCGTCGATTCCGGTCAGCCGCAGAGATGCGAGAGTGCTTACAAACTGCGATCGTCCATGCAGAACCGGAACTGAGTTTAGGGTGGACGGCTCCGGCTCTCTTGCGACCAGGGCAACCTCCAGCCAGTGTACCCTTCCAATGTATTGAGTCGGAGCCGTTGAAGCTGCAAATCCAGCAACTGGTGGGTTGCGATCGCGGCCTTCTCAGCAATCGAACTGGTATGAGGCCCAACAACCAGGATAGTCCTGTGATAGCCGAGAAACCAGATCTGGCCGTATTTCGGGTTGCCGACCGAAGAATTAGCTATCAAACCTTTGTGGCTGATGCGTCTGATCTTTCCCTTCCACACTCGCTGATTGCAGAGGAATCTGATCGGGTAGAACCTGCTGAGCCGATCGCCTCATCTCCTGATCCCTGGCCCACGGTACAGTTACAAGAGCCAGTGCTGGATTTAGTCCTCCGACCTCAAGGATGTTTTGCGGTGACTGAAACAGCCGTCTATTTCCTGACTCTAGACCTGTTGACGAATCAGCTTCAGGAGAGCGAGGCAGCAGGCAGCAGGCAGCAGGCAGCAGATCAACGGATCGCCGATGGTTCGCTCATCCCCCTACCTCAACTGCTAATCGCCTTACCACAAAAAGCACAGGTGGCGATCGACCCTGCCGGAAAATGGATCGCGGCGGTAGCTTCTCAGACCAATCACTTTGGGAGTCAATTGAACCTGTGGAACTTTAAGCCCTTTCTCCCCTTTCGGCCTGCGATCGTTCGCCCCATTCCTCCCTGTTTTCAAATCCTGGCATTAGATTCGCGCCATATCATCACTTTTTCCCATGTCAGCGATGGGGAAGCTTGTATCACCGGAGTGCGACTGGAGGGATTTACCCGCCGGGGAACTGCTTTAGGAAGCCTGCAACTGCCCGTTCCGCTGCAGCAGATTTGCCTGACTTCCACCCCGTATCGCTTATTGGCTCTCGAACCCCGGTATCCCAAGTCAGTCTTAGTCCTGGATCTGAAACCCTTACGGATTCAACGGATCGGTTTAGATATAACGCCTAAATATGTAGTCGCCACAACCTGGGGTTCCTTACTGATGGCAGCAGATGGCGAAATCGCCTTGTTGAACGATTATGGCCAACTGATTGGAAGTATTCATGGCCCTGCCCATCCCACCGCGATCGCAGCCCTTTCCCCCTACGAATTTGCGATCTCCACCTGGCACCAGAATCACGGTTGCCTCTATCGAGTTGACCTGCGGCAGTTGGATTTAGACGTCATTTTTTAG